In Oncorhynchus mykiss isolate Arlee chromosome 32, USDA_OmykA_1.1, whole genome shotgun sequence, the DNA window ACGGGTGACCCCTGAGTTATGGACTCTCTCAGAGGGACAGGCAGTAAATAAATCTCCTGTTAGCTTTggccctcctccttctccacacaATACTTACAgtactcctccctctctgtccaatTCCCTTTTACTAACACTGTGAAAACCCACCAACGTGTCAAATAAAATGGATTATTATTGTTTTCACCCCGAACATAAAGCGAGACATTAATCATGCGATGTGTGTTAACAGTGTTTGCTTGCACTACAGTTGATCTGGAATATAAGAGGTGGATTATAAAAAAATCCCTTTGTGGACACTGTTTCAATATTTACTCAAATGGTTTATATTGAAGTTAGAGTTATTCACTAAAACCTCCTTGTTAACAGATCTAATCTAGCTCATTGTCATATAAACATAAATGATGAATGTGAACCAGAGAAGGCTGGTGGATGGAGATATAGAAGGACGGGCTCatcgtaatggctggaatggaaggaACGGAAAGGAAAGgtgtcaaacacatcaaacacatggtttccatttcCACTCCagctattacaatgagcccgtcatCCGATATCTCGGCCCACCAGCTACCATTAACATGAATGGTCTTTCAATCCAAATATTTCGGACTCTGACCTGCCTTGCCTGGGTCCAtccctctcactcctcctctccctctccaggagcTGTTCTATGAGGACAGACATTACCATGAACACTGTTTCCGTTGTTTCCGCTGCGATCGCTCCCTGGCAGACGAGCCCTTCACCAGCCAGGAGGAGGCGCTGCTGTGCAACGACTGCTACTGCAATGAGTTCTCCTCCAAGTGTGTGGCCTGCGACAAGACCGTTATGCCAGGTACACAAACCTGATACTGTTTACCATGATTAGTAGGAGGTACTAATCGAAACTCTCAAAAACGTGCAGGGATACATGAcaacaccagtggaggctgctgaggggagcaaatggaatggcatcaaatcaTGTGTTTGAAATATTTGACAACATTCCAgtaccattaccacgagcccgtcctcctttGCACAACACCCTTTGACATTATTGAGCTGAGTCGAGCTGAGCTGTGCCGCGCTAGGCTGGTTACACATCCATCATAGTTGCTGTGGCATAAAAGTGCATTAAAAAGGCCTAACTGGTGATGCTTTGGCCTGTGGTTACTCAACTCCTGTTCTCACACCTACAGACGTAGGATCATAATTTGATCACACTGTTGCAAGAGAACTTTTCCGCAATGCAGGAtattaaaacttgtagtgtatttgaggtttaaaaaggcttctaaagtttgtcatttagtttcctgctgtagcaaactggctcaaatgaagatcctatatctgtatcaATGCCAGGTGTGTAATACCTGGGAAACCTCTCTCATGGTTATTACAGAGTAAGCAGCACTGCTTCAGTCAGTGTCACTAAAGGGTAGACGTAAGGGTTCTCACATCAAGTCGTGGACGGcataggctgtgtcccaaatggcaccctattccctatgtagtgcactaccttcagggccctggtcaaaagtagtgcactacgtagggaatagtttgccatttgggacattccCATAGAAAGGCGAATGCATTTTTGTTGTTGAGCAGCTAGGGTGTGACACAGCTTAGATGTGACATTGCAATTGTCTGCTCGCTCGACTGAAAGTGCCTCACTGTTGAATTCTGTCCCGAGGGTCTTTGTGACTGCATGGCAGCATTACTCTATCAGCGGGGGTGGGCGTCAAGATGACTGCAAATTACATAGGGTTTAATCTGGACAGGGTGGGGTGTGGTGTTATTTCTCCACAGTTTCTGCAGAACTGAGCAGTCGTTTTGTTAGGTTTCTGTAGTGGAACGCAGTGAAACACTACACTGTGCCCTCGCCCTTTTAAAAAATTCAGGCGGTTACACGTTCCACTGGTCGACCTCCCCACGTGCGCATTTCAGGTCCCAAAGCTCGTAAAACAAGAGCAATGATTAAGAGGTCTGATGTTCATTTTCATAGGCATGGCTCGCTGTTTTATTTTGGCTACTTTTATTACATACATGGAGGAAGTGTGTATTTGTGGAAGACCAAACTGCACATGCTTAAAGTCAGAGGTTCCAATAACAGTCACCCATAAACCATAATTCTGAAATACCTCCTTTCATAAAGCCATTCGGCCCTGACTTGATGTAACACCACACAAGCGTTCTTGATGGTAAAATACTGTAATATTATTTATACTTTATGAGATGACTGGGAGGTATATTGAGTCTGTGTACAAACCGGTTCAGTTATTACTGAATCATCCTGTTTTGGCAATGGCAGTAGTGTGAGTACTTGGAGATTATGCAATGCTGAGGTTGGACAATCTAACCCCGAACTAAAGTGGCTGACATGGCACACAAACTTGGGATGACTACTCAGATGATGACTCTTGCAGACAGACTGAATTATACAAAAcctgtctgtgtctctttctctttgtctctattgctctctctgtctctcttctttctctctctcctccctatctatcccccctctccctcctccctctgtcaggCTCAAAGAAGTTGGAGTATGAGGGCTCTGCATGGCACGAGAACTGCTTTGTGTGCCATGGCTGTGAGAAGCCCATCGGTGCCCAGTCCTTCATCCCAGACAAAGACCACTACTACTGTGTACCGTGCTACGAGGGCAGGTTCGCCCCGCGATGCAGCCACTGCAAAAAGGTGAACCAGGGTCTTCTCAAATCAACTGCTAACCTTCATTATCCTCTCCCTGTCACTGTTAGTGACATGCTCACAGTAGTAGATAGGTTCATTGTGAAAAAGACTTGCTAGATCAAGTGGGTGAGGTTGATGGGTATGTATCCTCCGTAGGCACTGGCAACAGGGGGTGTGAGCTACAAGGATGAGACGTGGCACAAAGAGTGTTTCGTGTGCACAGGATGTAAGATCCCACTGGCCGGCCAGCCCTTCACCTCCCAGGGAGACACACCCTACTGTGTCAAGTGCTTCAGCAGCATCTACGCACAGAAGTGTGCCTCCTGTAACTCGCCCATTACAGGTTAGTACATTCTCCATTCGACTAGATAATATGGATTGATTTGAGACACTGTTTTGTCCTTTAATGGAACCTTATATAGCCCATGGAGCTCTgttcaaaaggagtgcactataaaggtaatagaatgccatttgggatgcactcaaTGTCTTCCCCATTATGTCACTTTGTACCAACCCATGCAAATGCCAGAGCACAGACGTACTGTAAATATACTAGTAAGACTTGCGGCTATGTTTAGAATGCCAATGTTTCAATTAAACACAGGGACCTCTGAGACCTGGCAGATCCTCAGCAGGGCTATTATTGTAGCCAACCATAGAATAACCCACAGAACTTAATGTTCAGAATGTAATTTCTTTGTGTTATGTAATGTCTCTCTTACTGCCCAGCTGTCAATCCAGGTGAGCGTCAAAGGTCTCTTTGTAGATGTagactatgtcccaaatggcaccctattcactttatagtgaactacttttgacaagggcccatagggctatatagGAAATAAGATGCCATTTGAAATGCAACCGTATTCTATTATAGATGCTAACGAGTGTGTTTTATTTCCCTCCAGGGTTTGGCGAGGGGAAGTATATTTCTTTCCAGGATCGTCAATGGCACCAGCCCTGCTTCAAGTGCTCCCGCTGCTCCGTCTCTCTGGTTGGGGCTGGCTTCTTCCCCGACCGTGACCAGATCCTGTGTGGAGACTGCAATAACGACCAAGAAGACCAATGAGAATCACTGTCTTCGTCCTTCAACTGCACCTGACCAATCACAAATGTACAGTAATAGCTAACAAGTTTGTAACACAGTGGTGTCCACTTCCAGGTTTGTtaacatctacagtacagtacagagagcatCTAAACCTCAACATATTAAAGCAAACACTACATTTTATACTACATCAccttaaatatatttatatttttaaaattaAATCAGCATTGCATGTATTCTGTTGTTAAACTGCCTTTACAACATAAATCACATTGAAatgtatgttgaaatgtatgttttaaGTCAGCAAACAAGTATGACGTAACTAAAGCTTTTCCTCTTGTAATTTGTAATATATTTTTGCACACAAatacattaaaacatttttttttctaaggTATCGTACATATTAATGCACCTGACCTGGGCTCTGCTGAAATATGGTGTTAGTGATGCACATGTAGTATAAACTAAGTGCCTTAACAGCTGTATTTTATTGCAGCAATATAAAAAATGATCCAAATGTTGTCAGAGCTCAGCTTGTCAATAATATTTAACATTTTTGTATTCTTTTATATAAACCAAGAGTGCCTTTCTTGCCTTGTTTTTTTTATGCTGTATTGTAACTATTGTGTAGTGTTACTAATCTAAAGAAATAAAGCGTAATTTATTTACTGTAATAATAACGCACTGGATCAGAATACTGTATTTGTAAAGATGAATATATTTTATTTCTCAAAATGGGCCAAAAGAAACCCTTCATAAGGCTTCTTTGCTGTGTGTACTATCTTCTGATGAGAACAGCCTTCAGACTTCTGCGTACATTACACTTGACTTTCCTTACTCAACCCCGGGTGTGAACAGATTTGATCATTTTTACATTGATTGTGCCAGGGTGTTGGTGCCTAGTGGCCACTCCCTGGAATCCAGTGAGGGTTCAGGCAGACCAACACAAAACACATTGTAGCAGAGGTACAAACTGTCCCCAAAAGGCTGATTAAATCTTTATTCAATGTGGAATGTAGTTTTCTTCAAAATACCCAATGACTTGCTAAAGCCACTTTTTGATAATGGGCTGTTAAAAGCTTTACACGGTCTACGCAATGGATCCAACAgttctatgtagtgttgtgctcCGTAGCTCAGTTTGTATAGACTTGGAATTCACTAAGCATGGCACTATGGCAACTTCATAGCTCTATGAAAAAAAGCACATGCCCTCCATATGTACCTCACAAGACTACACAGAGAACAAAAAGTAGCTGGCATTTTAAACCAAGTTGTTTCTACAGTTAAAAACAGATATGTTGGGTCAAGTGGGTCGAAAGCGAGACACAAGACTGTTCACACATTCTTACAGGATTGACAACAACACGTGTGTTGTAAATTCAACTGAAGATGACAGGAAGTGAGGGGCCTAGCCTCTGAAGTCGCAAGTGCATGTGCTTGAGGAGCCACCCCTCGGGGACCAGTGTCAACACCCAGGTCAATGCAGTGTGTATGCATCAGTCAAGAATGGGGCTGATAAACACTTTCATATGCATGATTCCTATATGCATGATTCCTATATGCATGATTCATATATGCATGATTTCCAGGAACTGGAAATTACAAATAATAGTAATAGATTAAAATGTATCTCTTGTTCAAAACAGTACATGTGTGTTTTGTGATCAAGCTTATGTCGAAGCCATGTCGAAGAGCCCACATTTTAAATACTAACTGCGTAACAAGCTTGATTCTCATCGCAACAAAAGCCTATCAGATGAGATCAacaatctagaaaaaaaatcaagGGCAATGTTGTTGTgcgtttttaaatatttttttcccatgACTTCTCCTGGAATATGGCTGACCCTGTTTGCGGAGACGTTAGAAAGTGGCCTTGTTTGGTCCCACGAGGACTATCAGCCAGGGTTGTGGCCACAACACCCAAAGAGATCTGAGCATCATAGACTAGTTAATCTGGGGCTTTgtccctatagggctctggtcaaaaggagtgcactatatagggaataggatgccaattGGGACacaggctggggctggggatgcAGTCAACAGGCCCCACCGAAACCTATTCAACAGTTCTGCCGGTGGCAGCTGCAAAATAAATCAGGCTCACATAATGTGACCCCCTACAGGCCATCACTGAGATATAGGCCTCACATGATGCACTAGGGTCTGTAACAGGatacattcacaacacactaTACTGTACTAGAAGTACTCTTGTCCCCAGCCGGCACTCTCTACAATTGAGCCTGGGGACAGTTATACTACAAGTAATCTCAGAACACAAAACCAAATCTCATGAGAATGCTGGCCAACTACTTGATTTGGTTAACATTTATGTTAAAAGTCTGACACAAGAGAGTACATACTGGAACCAGTTATACAACTAGTGCCATTTCGAGGAATCCAGTTGTTCCGGAACATTAGTCTTTAGTTTATGAATTTCCTGTACTGGCTGGAATCAAAATAGAAATGGCCCGACCCTGTAGTAATTGTATTTTTCAAGCTGCTTTGCACAGTCTATTGTTCCGACCAGAATGTTTTGGATGGAGCATAAAACAACAACTGACAGATCATATTGCTACATTAGAACACAGAGTAACATTTTTATCTATGACACATGACTGAGTCATGGACAGAAATGTGACCTGCTCGAACCACAAACTCATCATGTCAGACTCCATGGCTGAAGACATGGGAAGTGACAGGGAGGGGAGGACATGTATTTGGACTAGACACTGTGGTTTGGATAGAGAAGGGAAAGAAGTATATAATTTGAAATACACCATCATTCTTCATGAGGGATTATGAGTGAGGTAAAAGCTAGAGAATAAAATGAAACCCATTTGTTAGAGAAAAACCCAAATCTTTCTCCCCCAAGTCCCTACACCAACAATAATACCCAAAGCAAGAGGAGCGGTAGGCCTAACCTTGGAAAGAAGCAGCAGCTAAAAATATAGTAATTCTATAGTACATTCCAAATTAAACTTGACTAACATGGTGTGGAGGGAGAATAGCATAAAACCGAAGAATGCATTCTAGGGATTGATTTATTCCAGACAGCCTCTCCATCATTAATGTCAGCAGTTTAGCTTTGCCTGGGTGTCTCCAGAGAGATGATGCTTGAAACCAtgccccaaatggcacactattccctatatagggcaactacttttgaccagggctcataaggctttggtcaaaagtagtgcactatgtagggaatagagtgccattgggGACTCAGCCTGTGACTAACGTGGAAGTCACTACATCATAATGGGTCAGTGTTCTGACTAACCTCACTGATGCACTGCACATGACAGAACTGAGGGATACTGTATATGACTTGAACACTGTTCTGAGTCAAGACTTGAGGTGGTACaggctgtcccaaatggcaccctattccttatgtggtgcactacttttgaccagatccatatgggttctgatcaaaagtagtgcagtaaatagggtgtaatttgggatacATAGAGACCCGTGAGCTAAGCCCAGAAGCTGTGGTAACAAAGGACTTTGAAGTGCAGGGTGTGCCATGATGGCATAATACAGTTGACATGGCATAATATTGGTGAGAGGACACCCTAATCAATAAGATCTTAGGCAATACAGAGAATTTAAGAACAGCATGAACCATACATTTGATAGGTTGATGGCAGATTTAAACACTTATGACTCATAGTAGCCAAATGTGGAACAGGGAAAACACTTTTTGGTTATGATATGGAAATCCTGTGGTTGAAAGGCAGTTAAGGCAATTCTTTGAGGTCTTTTGAACATGCATTATGAAGTAGCGCTACCTAGTGAACGAATGTGGTGTTGCACAATGGCAGTACAAGAACATTCACTTATGAACCTGCATATCTACTTTAAAaaggttactactactactactatctattCATCCTGCATTTCAAAACAGGAGTCTGTATTCACCAACCTGTTTCATTAATATGCAGTACGCATCATGTTTGATCTTTATAAACAAGGGAACATTCTAGAAATAGCATGGGATAGGCTGTCATTGTGTTGTCACCTGGTTCACTCAAACTGTCACTATTTTCATAAAACAAACTCAGTCGATGAGAACTGCCCCACAGGAATGCCTGTTTGAATGTGAACATTGTTTTGATACCATTTCCAGAATCTCACCGACTGCACATCTTCTCTGGGATGAGAGAATTACTGACAAATGTGAATGGTTACGTCCAAAATGggaccctaatccctatatagagcactacttttgaccagagccctattggccctggtcaaaagtagtgcactataaaaggtaATGGTGATGCTATTTAGGACTGATCCAATAAGAGGGGGGACTTGGGAGACATCCTAGGATCCCGAGGCTCGTCTGAGCTCATTGGCCTGTAATTGGTACGTAAATGAGCCATGAAGACACCACAAAGAAACCAGGCAGTAATTGCTGTCAGACAAGGGGAAATCTGATGATAATAAACTAGCTTCTGTGTTGATTTTCCTGCTGTATTATTACTGAAGAATACAGGGTAAAGACAGATGGTGACTAATGATTTACTGAAGCGTAGATTTTTAGCAATAAACAAATGTATTGTAATTGTAATTTTATTACAATCTTATGCAAAACAAAtctcaaagtaaaaaaaaatattaaaaagaagCTGGGATATTCTAGAGCTACAAAACTACACAATGACTAATACGAAGTAAAACAACTTTTTGTTACAAAGAGAGAAAAATGGTGGGAGTTACATAATAAATAGTGCATTTTCAACCCTATACAATAAGGTGTTATCCAACCCCCACCTGCGTCTTGAGTAACATGCAATAACACACCTTGTCTGCAGGAAAATCGTGAAACAGAAATATTTCTGATAGCAAGTGAGAGGCAATGTTTCATGCAATGTACACAATAAAGACAGTTAAAGTTCAGAGGGGCTCTCTGCTTCACCGTAGACCTTTGTCTGGCCACTTGATCAAGTCGAATAATCCTGTGGAACAAGGACAATATAGACAACAGAATTAAAAGCAGAACCTAAATCTTTCTAATAACAAATGTCTTTATTAATAGCTCAATGCAAGCAATGAGCAGACATTTAAATGTTATGTTGTCCTACAAAATGAATAGCTTACCACTCTGGGTTTTTTGTTCACTTTCATGTCAAATCTAAAAACAAAACAATGCAAGAGTTGTGTTAGGTAGGCCAATTTCAGGTTTGACTAAATACAACGGTAACTAGGGGGGACAACAAGCACCACTACAGTTACTCAAGCTAAGAGACCAAACCACAACAAGACCACCAGAGCACCATATGAACACCTGGGGTGCAGCGAAATATGTTTGTTTGTACTCAACCTTTGACCTCCCCATCTCATTTTGGCAGGAAGAGCAGCTTTTTTCACAACTGGATTAGGGGAACTTGACCTTTTGGAATGAAACCATGAAGGGTCAAGAAATACACTAAACTTCTAAAGAAGAAGTGTTTAAGCCCCTATGATTCATAAACACTTAATAATCTAGTGTTGAGTCTACAGAAGCTAGGTGTTAATACCTTATTATAAACAACACATGATTTGAGAAATTAAGGGTGcatccccaaatggcaccctattccttgtatggggcctggtcaaaagtggtgcactaaatagggaattggGTATCATTTGGGACATTGTTGAAGATTTGGACATGCAATAACGATAGTGAATCAATGAGGACGCATGAACCGAAAGAGCTAGAGCGACAGAAGCAAAACAGAGagctgagggatggagagagtgggaaAGTCAGGACGGGGTCAAAGAAGGCGGgggttgtatcccaaatggaaccatattccctacatagtgcactacctttgaccagagcccaagagcagtgcgctatgtagggaatagtggtACGTAGCCAGGATGTATCACCACAGGAAGCAGGAAGTAAAATTGGAGACTTACTCAAAGTCATAATCAAACATGGCAGAAGGGCTGGGGCAGCGTTAGGGGAGGAAAGAGCAGCAGTAGTTAGTACACCGGCCGGACTCACTCTAAAGGGATGCCTACATATCTGTAAAATGAACCTACAACAATATTTTGTCTTTTCACAAAATGAAGCGTATCTTATTGAGCAGATCTGGCGCTAAATATATTAAGCTACATACAACATATAACACAGTGGACAGAAACAGGTGTGATAAGCTTACTATTCCTCACATTCCAGCTCCAACATAAACAAAGACTATCCACTTGCTATAAACCAGATGTTTATACACTACTACACCCAATCAAACTGACCCTGACAACTTTAAAAATGGTGTGTTGCTGACCCAAGAAAAACAAAAGCAGTACAAGCTTAGCAGCTTGGCCAAAGAAACTTCAGAGTCAGAGACAACGTGCATTATCCATAGCAATcaaaaagagtgagagagcacAGCACAGATTTCAGACTCGACAGTAGGGCCATGTTCCGTTAATCTTACATTTcactcatttagcagacgctcttatccagagcgacttacaagagcaacactcttaaccgctaggctacctgccacctgaaCATTCCACAGCAATGTGTCCTACTGAAAGCCCCCTAGGATAGCCTAGACCAGGGGAGGTATTTAGGAGTTAGCCTAGAACAGGGG includes these proteins:
- the LOC110488077 gene encoding four and a half LIM domains protein 3, producing MSDRFDCGECKESLYGRKYIQVEDVPHCIPCYDRLYANTCQECKELIAHNARELFYEDRHYHEHCFRCFRCDRSLADEPFTSQEEALLCNDCYCNEFSSKCVACDKTVMPGSKKLEYEGSAWHENCFVCHGCEKPIGAQSFIPDKDHYYCVPCYEGRFAPRCSHCKKALATGGVSYKDETWHKECFVCTGCKIPLAGQPFTSQGDTPYCVKCFSSIYAQKCASCNSPITGFGEGKYISFQDRQWHQPCFKCSRCSVSLVGAGFFPDRDQILCGDCNNDQEDQ